One region of Theileria equi strain WA chromosome 4 map unlocalized gcontig_1105316255039, whole genome shotgun sequence genomic DNA includes:
- a CDS encoding conserved hypothetical protein (encoded by transcript BEWA_054420A), translating into MSTGSENDQMSTNSAAQAKSTDTQKAAAFLAGLSLYQMIHVAISAGNFTVGRFQIPQKYVSLYINRMIISNRVFSLIGIILTTAYEQFDGPGIPKLNIGLFGLLLLSHITLFLTYCSGGAQGHITLYYWIVVVVAFIIGLCFVFTVKLASNAIIYLLAALPISGILASSYHISFILISQYFNVSNVYYWLVFWQHICAISLISVTTVIWAFAYGSGSQPQQQQQQTNGGGEFLKSLHNAISPLLLVAFGYGIQNMFYPSVAPYKIIGIDKGYKIDVAVLFTSAVPPLIFLGLISKGKGPNKPWKNDNNQAQLWHGAWAFFGIQVICGILFFSTLHYPNSTLPRSIRNSIWGLGFFTVLYDFSAQMTRCIGSNGVDKQKGKSAAKMNTLNSFLYSFTQVIFAFLGDGYIRTYRKAEESSDLWPTAHYTNKRAFWFWTWSTTKVALGTLKGAFSTDVRAEILVKKEHLFIVYEDGPPEDDDPFFDLPFIHNTESSKDNHSFKGVYILTHSSLTQM; encoded by the coding sequence ATGAGCACTGGTTCAGAGAACGATCAGATGTCTACTAATTCAGCAGCACAGGCAAAGAGTACAGACACACAGAAGGCGGCAGCCTTTCTGGCTGGTCTTTCCTTGTACCAGATGATTCATGTTGCAATATCGGCCGGCAACTTTACGGTAGGAAGGTTTCAAATTCCTCAGAAATACGTCAGCCTGTACATTAACAGAATGATTATTTCGAATAGAGTCTTCTCATTGATTGGGATTATACTTACTACGGCCTATGAACAGTTTGATGGACCTGGTATTCCTAAGTTGAACATTGGTCTGTTTGGACTTCTATTATTATCTCACATAACCTTGTTTCTTACATATTGTTCAGGAGGAGCTCAGGGTCATATTACGCTATACTACTGGATTGTTGTCGTAGTGGCTTTTATCATTGGATTGTGTTTTGTGTTCACTGTTAAGTTGGCCAGTAATGCAATCATTTATCTTCTTGCGGCACTGCCCATATCCGGAATTCTGGCATCCTCCTATCACATATCGTTCATACTCATTTCTCAGTATTTTAACGTCTCAAACGTATATTACTGGTTGGTGTTTTGGCAACATATTTGTGCGATATCATTGATATCAGTTACCACCGTGATATGGGCATTTGCGTATGGAAGTGGTAGTCAACCTCAACAACAGCAACAACAAACAAATGGAGGTGGAGAGTTCTTGAAATCATTACACAATGCAATATCTCCACTATTATTGGTTGCATTTGGGTACGGTATACAGAACATGTTCTATCCCTCCGTGGCTCCATACAAAATCATTGGCATAGACAAGGGTTACAAGATTGATGTGGCGGTTTTATTCACGAGTGCTGTACCACCATTGATCTTCTTGGGTCTGATCTCCAAAGGAAAGGGTCCAAACAAGccatggaagaatgataatAATCAAGCCCAGTTGTGGCATGGAGCTTGGGCATTCTTCGGAATACAAGTGATTTGTGGAatactcttcttttccacTCTGCATTACCCAAATAGTACTCTGCCAAGAAGTATAAGAAATAGCATTTGGGGTCTCGGATTCTTCACAGTACTCTACGATTTCTCCGCACAGATGACTAGATGTATAGGAAGTAACGGAGTTGATAAACAGAAGGGTAAATCCGCTGCTAAGATGAATACACTCAACTCCTTTTTGTACTCATTCACCCAGGTCATCTTTGCCTTTCTAGGAGACGGATATATTAGAACATATCGCAAAGCAGAGGAAAGTTCAGATTTATGGCCAACTGCTCACTATACCAATAAAAGAGCATTCTGGTTCTGGACCTGGAGTACAACAAAAGTGGCTTTAGGAACGCTAAAAGGCGCATTCAGCACAGATGTTAGGGCTGAGATTCTTGTTAAAAAGGAGCATCTCTTTATTGTATATGAAGATGGTCCACCTGAAGACGATGATCCCTTCTTTGATCTACCATTTATTCACAATACGGAATCCTCTAAAGATAATCACAGTTTCAAGGGAGTATACATTTTAACACATTCCTCCCTAACACAAATGTAG
- a CDS encoding conserved hypothetical protein (encoded by transcript BEWA_054430A) translates to MTDTEKSEMTEDSKAGLKKAVAFLTGVTLYQLPYLAISAGKFTLGRFKIPSSNLSLYINRMIIAYRIVSLIGIGSTTAYIQMNWPKKNELTSLLFWLYNFCFVLLLFVYCIGGELGYITAYYWTISLASLFFGLCYTTSVDIVAANVVCLLAAFPLTGVIISLYHILFLTIGEYFGIPNTNYWLVVVQMIIAILITGTNALLFTIAYWHEKDGTGESGSGSSSNNQNNDDFMTALAKAWSPILLITLGYGLQNAFYPGIAPYKLIGPNLGYWIDLTVLFTSAIPPLFILVLKEKEIGPNTSWSQTAGWHWSWLFFLVEIICATIFILALHYPDWGLSQNVRSNAKLLGFLTVTYDGCVQFTRAIGTNGADTQGEPKKSNSAMNTFNSFSHSFAQVIFAFMGDGYMRIYSEHEDNRDGWPTRHFGILRSFWYWIWNSTKMSYHILKTAFTRDLRRDILGKNVHLFIVYEDTSHECEDDLFDLPFIHKKKSR, encoded by the coding sequence ATGACTGATACTGAGAAATCTGAGATGACTGAAGATTCTAAAGCTGGCCTGAAGAAGGCGGTGGCCTTTTTGACTGGCGTTACTCTCTACCAGTTGCCGTATTTGGCCATTTCTGCCGGTAAATTCACTCTTGGAAGGTTCAAGATACCGTCGAGCAACCTGAGTCTGTACATTAACCGGATGATTATAGCATACAGGATTGTCTCATTGATCGGAATAGGTTCTACAACGGCGTATATTCAGATGAATTGGCCAAAAAAGAACGAGTTGACATCACTACTATTCTGGTTGTATAATTTTTGCTTCGTCTTATTGCTGTTTGTCTATTGTATCGGTGGTGAGCTCGGTTACATTACGGCGTATTACTGGACGATTTCTCTGGCTTCACTCTTTTTTGGCTTATGCTATACCACATCTGTTGATATTGTTGCGGCCAATGTAGTCTGTCTTCTTGCAGCCTTCCCGCTTACTGGAGTTATTATTTCCCTCTACcacattttgtttttaaCCATTGGCGAGTACTTTGGTATCCCTAATACCAACTACTGGTTGGTGGTAGTTCAGATGATTATCGCAATACTCATAACCGGGACGAACGCACTGCTGTTCACCATCGCGTATTGGCATGAGAAGGATGGTACTGGAGAATCAGGTTCTGGGTCTTCCTCTAATAATCAGAACAACGATGACTTCATGACAGCCCTTGCAAAAGCCTGGTCTCCAATTCTTTTAATCACTCTGGGATATGGTCTTCAAAATGCCTTTTATCCAGGTATAGCCCCTTACAAGTTGATTGGTCCTAATCTAGGGTACTGGATAGATTTAACTGTTTTATTCACCAGTGCCATACCGCCGCtctttattcttgtattGAAGGAGAAAGAAATAGGTCCCAATACTTCATGGAGTCAAACTGCTGGATGGCACTGGTCTTGGCTATTCTTTCTTGTTGAGATTATCTGTGCAACAATCTTCATTTTGGCTCTTCATTATCCCGACTGGGGGCTTTCCCAAAATGTCCGGAGTAATGCGAAGCTTCTAGGTTTTTTAACTGTCACATATGACGGTTGCGTGCAGTTTACGAGAGCTATTGGTACCAATGGAGCTGACACGCAAGGAGAGCCAAAAAAAAGTAACAGTGCAATGAATACCTTCAACTCGTTTTCACACTCGTTCGCGCAGGTAATATTTGCATTTATGGGCGATGGGTATATGCGCATTTATTCTGAGCATGAGGATAACAGAGACGGTTGGCCAACAAGGCACTTTGGGATTCTGAGGTCTTTTTGGTACTGGATATGGAACTCTACAAAAATGTCAtatcacattttaaaaacaGCCTTTACTAGAGATTTAAGGAGAGATATTCTCGGAAAGAATGTCCATCTCTTCATTGTTTATGAAGATACTTCACATGAATGTGAAGATGATCTATTTGACTTACCATTTATTCACAAGAAAAAATCTAGATAG
- a CDS encoding ATP synthase alpha chain subunit, putative (encoded by transcript BEWA_054450A), with the protein MRILQKLTRPLASKTAQAYRHHLGAQGFSTAKISPAEISKLLQSRIAGWDTQKDVKDVGNVINVGDGIARIYGLKEVKAGELVMFSSGVAGMALNLETDNIGVVIFGDDRSILEGDTVRRTNRILDVPVGPEMLGRVVDALGKPIDGKGPVETKLTSRVEVPAPGIIDRRSVHEPMTTGMKCVDSLVPIGRGQRELIIGDRQTGKTALAVDTILNQKAANELLDEKDRMYCIYVAIGQKRSTVARILKVLEEHDALKYTIIVAATASDPAPLQFLAPFTGCAMGEWFRNNGRHAVIIYDDLSKQATAYRQMSLLLRRPPGREAYPGDIFYLHSRLLERAAKLSDAKGSGSLTALPIIETQAGDVSAYIPTNVISITDGQIFLESELFYKGVRPAINVGLSVSRVGSAAQSKGMKQVSGTMKLDLAQFREIAAFAQFGSDLDAATQKLLTRGTLLTELLKQKQYAPLPIPLQVCIIYGGVNGLLDKIDPKDVMKFEALFIDHLNTQQADLLKKIEEGGQLTPELEARLKQVIENFISSSDLKKA; encoded by the exons ATGAGGATTCTTCAAAAACTCACAAGGCCACTCGCCTCCAAAACCGCCCAAGCCTATAGACATCATCTAGGCGCACAAGGATTTTCCACCGCAAAGATTTCACCCGCAGAAATCTCAAAACTCTTGCAAAGCCGCATCGCCGGATGGGACACtcag AAGGACGTAAAGGATGTCGGAAACGTGATTAATGTGGGAGATGGTATTGCCCGTATTTATGGTCTAAAGGAGGTCAAGGCTGGAGAGCTCGTCATGTTCTCAAGTGGAGTAGCTGGAATGGCTTTAAATCTGGAAACAGATAACATCGGTGTGGTCATTTTCGGTGACGATAGATCCATCCTTGAGGGTGATACTGTGAGGAGGACCAATCGTATTCTTGACGTTCCAGTTGGTCCAGAGATGTTGGGACGTGTCGTAGATGCGCTTGGAAAGCCaattgatggaaaaggtCCCGTAGAGACCAAGCTTACTAGCAGAGTTGAGGTTCCAGCACCAGGTATCATAGACAGAAGAAGTGTGCATGAACCCATGACCACTGGTATGAAGTGCGTAGATTCACTCGTCCCAATTGGAAGGGGGCAACGTGAGCTCATCATCGGTGATAGGCAGACAGGAAAGACTGCTCTTGCTGTCGATACAATCCTTAACCAAAAGGCTGCTAATGAACTtttggatgaaaaggatagaATGTATTGCATTTACGTTGCAATTGGTCAAAAAAGATCCACTGTTGCTAGGATTCTAAAGGTTTTGGAGGAGCATGATGCTCTAAAGTATACAATTATCGTTGCAGCTACAGCTTCTGATCCAGCTCCACTGCAATTCTTGGCTCCATTCACCGGATGTGCAATGGGAGAATGGTTTAGAAACAACGGAAGACATGCTGTTATTATATACGACGATTTGTCGAAGCAGGCTACAGCCTATCGTCAAATGTCCTTGTTGTTGAGAAGGCCTCCAGGCAGAGAAGCCTATCCTGGTGACATTTTCTATCTTCACAGCAGATTGTTGGAGAGAGCCGCCAAGTTGAGTGATGCCAAGGGATCTGGAAGTCTCACTGCTCTGCCGATTATTGAAACGCAAGCTGGTGATGTCTCAGCCTACATTCCAACCAATGTCATTTCCATTACTGATGGACAAATCTTTTTGGAAAGTGAACtcttctacaagggtgtTCGTCCCGCCATCAATGTCGGTCTTTCCGTCTCTCGTGTCGGATCTGCCGCTCAATCCAAGGGAATGAAACAAGTATCTGGTACCATGAAGTTGGATTTGGCTCAATTCAGAGAAATTGCAGCCTTTGCCCAGTTCGGATCGGATTTGGATGCCGCAACTCAAAAGTTGCTCACAAGAGGTACTCTTCTCACCGAGTTACTAAAGCAAAAGCAATACGCTCCTCTCCCAATTCCACTCCAAGTCTGCATCATATACGGTGGAGTAAATGGTCTATTGGACAAAATCGATCCAAAGGATGTCATGAAATTCGAAGCACTCTTTATAGATCATTTGAACACACAACAAGCCGATCTGCTCAAGAAGATTGAGGAAGGGGGACAGTTGACTCCAGAGCTTGAAGCTAGACTCAAGCAAGTTATCGAAAATTTTATAAGCAGCAGTGATCTCAAGAAGGCATGA
- a CDS encoding cold shock protein, putative (encoded by transcript BEWA_054460A): protein MPRTAGKCKWFDPKKGYGFITLDNGEDVFVHQSEIHANGFRSLREEERVELDVVLENNKKKAIRVTGPRGDYVRGAESDGRFHNYDGGYRQEFRDFERGRRY, encoded by the coding sequence ATGCCGAGGACAGCTGGTAAATGCAAATGGTTCGACCCTAAAAAGGGCTACGGGTTCATCACCCTGGACAATGGCGAGGACGTTTTTGTCCACCAGAGCGAAATCCATGCCAACGGCTTCAGGTCACTGAGAGAGGAGGAACGCGTCGAGCTGGACGTTGTCTTGGAGAACAACAAGAAGAAGGCGATCAGAGTCACTGGACCTCGTGGCGACTATGTCCGAGGAGCCGAAAGTGACGGAAGATTTCACAACTATGACGGAGGTTATAGACAAGAATTCCGGGACTTTGAACGTGGCAGAAGGTACTAG
- a CDS encoding signal peptide containing protein (encoded by transcript BEWA_054440A) — protein MFPLHVLIFVCAFGLCQCGDNLPSESGEGISLNSLPVGSGVDNSVKGEGLMFDILNPPSNVYNFHISYCGIEYDYYSARDGDHFLKVSENSQTLWKEQNGKICNKVRIYHTKEEPVMIVLTVDDQLSEYFEKVDGTWKSIAEDEHHNKLEGMKDSSNP, from the coding sequence atgTTCCCTCTGCATGTTCTGATTTTTGTATGCGCTTTCGGGCTCTGTCAATGCGGTGATAATTTGCCCTCGGAATCGGGAGAAGGAATTAGTCTTAATTCTCTTCCTGTGGGTTCAGGAGTTGATAATTCCGTCAAAGGTGAGGGTCTAATgtttgacattttaaatccaCCCTCGAACGTTTACAATTTTCACATTTCCTACTGTGGAATAGAATACGACTACTATTCTGCAAGGGATGGTGACCACTTTTTAAAGGTTTCCGAGAATTCCCAAACCCTTTGGAAGGAACAAAATggcaaaatttgtaataagGTACGAATCTATCATACTAAAGAAGAACCTGTCATGATTGTTTTGACCGTAGATGATCAACTCTCGgaatactttgagaaggtGGATGGAACCTGGAAGAGTATCGCCGAGGATGAGCATCACAATAAACTAGAAGGAATGAAGGATTCTTCAAACCCATAA